One Fusobacterium nucleatum genomic window carries:
- the typA gene encoding translational GTPase TypA has translation MKIKNIAIIAHVDHGKTTLVDCLLRQGGVFKTHELEKVEERVMDSDDIERERGITIFSKNASARYKDYKINIVDTPGHADFGGEVQRIMKMVDSVLLLVDAFEGPMPQTKYVLKKALEQGHRPIVVVNKVDKPNARPEDVLYMVYDLFIELNANEYQLEFPVVYASGKAGFARKELTDENTDMQPLFETILEHVQDPDGDVTKPTQFLITNIAYDNYVGKLAVGRIHNGTLKRNQDVMLIKRDGKQVKGKVSVLYGYEGLKRVEIEEAEAGDIVCIAGIDDIDIGETLADINEPIALPLIDIDEPTLAMTFMVNDSPFVGKEGKFVTSRHIWDRLQKEIQTNVSMRVEATDSPDSFIVKGRGELQLSILLENMRREGFEVQVSKPRVLFKEKDGKRLEPIELALIDVDDSFTGTVIEKMGVRKAEMVSMVPGQDGYTRLEFKVPARGLIGFRNEFLTDTKGTGILNHSFFDYEEYKGDIPTRNKGVLIATEPGVTVPYALNNLQDRGTLFLDPGIPVYEGMIVGEHNRENDLVVNVCKTKKLTNMRAAGSDDAVKLATPRKFTLEQALDYIAEDELVEVTPTNIRLRKKILKEGDRRKNWSALNNK, from the coding sequence ATGAAGATTAAAAACATAGCAATTATTGCTCACGTTGACCACGGAAAAACTACACTTGTAGACTGCTTATTAAGGCAAGGAGGAGTTTTTAAAACTCATGAACTTGAAAAAGTTGAAGAAAGAGTTATGGACTCAGATGATATTGAAAGAGAAAGAGGAATTACAATTTTCTCTAAAAATGCTTCTGCTAGATATAAAGACTATAAAATTAATATAGTTGATACACCAGGCCATGCTGACTTTGGTGGAGAAGTACAAAGAATTATGAAGATGGTTGATTCTGTTCTTTTACTTGTAGATGCTTTTGAAGGACCTATGCCTCAAACAAAATATGTTTTAAAGAAAGCTTTGGAACAAGGACATAGACCAATAGTTGTAGTAAACAAAGTTGATAAACCCAATGCTAGACCAGAAGATGTATTGTATATGGTTTATGATTTATTTATAGAATTAAATGCCAATGAATATCAACTCGAATTTCCAGTAGTTTATGCATCAGGAAAAGCAGGTTTTGCTAGAAAAGAATTAACTGATGAAAATACTGATATGCAACCATTATTTGAAACAATATTAGAGCATGTTCAAGATCCTGATGGAGATGTTACAAAACCAACTCAATTCTTGATAACAAATATTGCTTATGATAACTATGTTGGAAAATTAGCAGTTGGGAGAATACATAATGGAACTTTAAAAAGAAACCAAGATGTAATGTTAATAAAAAGAGATGGAAAACAAGTTAAAGGAAAAGTTTCTGTTCTATATGGTTATGAAGGTTTAAAAAGAGTTGAAATAGAAGAAGCAGAAGCTGGAGATATAGTTTGTATTGCTGGTATTGATGACATAGATATTGGAGAAACATTAGCAGATATAAATGAACCTATTGCTTTACCTTTGATTGATATTGATGAGCCTACTCTTGCTATGACATTTATGGTAAATGATTCTCCATTTGTTGGAAAAGAAGGAAAATTTGTAACTTCAAGACATATTTGGGATAGATTACAAAAAGAAATTCAAACAAATGTTAGTATGAGAGTAGAAGCAACTGATTCACCTGATTCATTTATTGTAAAAGGTAGAGGAGAACTTCAACTTTCAATATTACTTGAAAATATGAGAAGAGAAGGTTTTGAAGTGCAAGTTTCAAAACCAAGAGTTCTATTTAAAGAAAAAGATGGAAAAAGATTAGAACCTATTGAACTTGCTTTAATAGATGTTGATGATAGTTTTACAGGAACTGTAATTGAAAAGATGGGAGTTAGAAAAGCTGAAATGGTTTCAATGGTTCCAGGTCAAGATGGATATACAAGACTTGAATTTAAAGTACCTGCAAGAGGACTTATTGGTTTTAGAAATGAATTTTTAACTGATACTAAGGGAACTGGAATTTTAAATCATTCTTTTTTTGATTATGAAGAATATAAGGGAGATATTCCTACAAGAAATAAGGGAGTTTTAATAGCCACTGAACCAGGAGTTACTGTTCCTTATGCTTTAAATAACTTACAAGATAGAGGAACTTTATTCTTAGACCCAGGTATTCCTGTGTATGAGGGAATGATAGTTGGAGAACACAACAGAGAAAATGACTTAGTTGTAAATGTTTGTAAAACTAAAAAATTAACAAATATGAGAGCTGCTGGTTCTGATGATGCAGTTAAACTTGCAACTCCAAGGAAATTTACATTGGAGCAAGCACTTGATTATATTGCAGAAGATGAACTTGTAGAAGTTACACCTACAAATATCAGACTTAGAAAGAAAATCTTAAAAGAAGGAGACAGAAGAAAAAACTGGTCTGCCCTAAATAATAAATAA
- the truB gene encoding tRNA pseudouridine(55) synthase TruB, whose amino-acid sequence MEGIIIVNKPKGITSFDVIRKLKKILKTKKIGHTGTLDPLATGVMLMCVGKATKLASDLEAKNKVYIADFDIGYATDTYDIEGKKIAENIIEISKENLEQSIKKFIGNIKQVPPMYSAIKIDGNKLYHLARKGIEVERPERDVTIEYINLLDFKDNKAKIETKVSKGCYIRSLIYDIGQDLGTYATMTALQRKQVGDYSLEDSYSLEQIEEMVLNNDFKFLKTVEEFFSYDKYSLQTEKEFILYKNGNTVKIKENLENKKYRIYFQNEFIGLANVENNNLLKGYKYY is encoded by the coding sequence TTGGAAGGAATAATAATTGTAAATAAACCAAAAGGAATAACTTCCTTTGATGTTATAAGAAAACTTAAAAAAATCTTAAAAACTAAAAAAATAGGACATACTGGAACTCTTGACCCATTGGCAACAGGAGTTATGCTTATGTGTGTTGGAAAAGCTACTAAACTTGCATCTGATTTAGAAGCAAAAAATAAAGTCTATATTGCAGATTTTGATATAGGTTATGCAACAGATACCTATGACATTGAAGGAAAAAAAATAGCTGAAAATATTATTGAAATTTCAAAAGAAAATCTAGAGCAATCTATAAAAAAATTTATAGGTAATATAAAACAAGTTCCTCCAATGTACTCTGCTATCAAAATTGATGGAAATAAACTTTATCATTTAGCAAGAAAAGGAATTGAAGTTGAGAGACCTGAAAGAGATGTCACTATTGAATATATTAATCTTTTAGATTTTAAAGATAATAAAGCTAAAATAGAAACAAAAGTTTCAAAAGGTTGCTATATAAGAAGTTTAATTTATGATATAGGACAAGATTTAGGAACTTATGCAACTATGACAGCACTTCAAAGAAAACAAGTTGGAGATTATTCTTTGGAGGATTCATATAGCTTAGAACAGATTGAAGAAATGGTTTTAAATAATGATTTTAAGTTTTTGAAAACTGTTGAAGAATTTTTTTCTTATGATAAATATAGTTTACAAACTGAAAAAGAATTTATTTTATATAAAAACGGTAACACTGTAAAAATAAAAGAAAATTTAGAAAATAAAAAATATAGAATTTATTTTCAAAATGAATTTATAGGATTGGCAAATGTAGAGAATAATAATTTATTAAAAGGATATAAGTATTATTAA
- a CDS encoding DUF1353 domain-containing protein, protein MEKSRLNTCPIDDKYWEVLEEYSYETSKGLVVVPKGFRTDYASVPKIFRNIINTYGKHGRAAVVHDWLYSSQCKIDVTRAEADKIFLEIMVEWNVKKYKRILMYVLVRMFGGSHFRKDT, encoded by the coding sequence ATGGAAAAAAGTAGACTAAATACATGCCCAATTGATGATAAATATTGGGAAGTTTTAGAAGAATATTCTTATGAAACATCAAAGGGACTTGTAGTTGTTCCAAAAGGTTTTAGGACAGATTATGCATCAGTACCTAAGATTTTTAGAAATATTATAAATACTTATGGTAAACATGGAAGAGCAGCAGTTGTACATGATTGGTTATATTCAAGTCAATGCAAAATTGATGTTACAAGGGCTGAAGCTGATAAAATATTCTTAGAGATTATGGTAGAATGGAATGTAAAAAAATATAAAAGAATTTTAATGTATGTCTTAGTAAGGATGTTTGGTGGAAGTCATTTTAGAAAAGATACATAA
- a CDS encoding IS30 family transposase, which yields MIQQQYTIKRRKGQHLTLIERGKIEAFLKINMPKIQIASEIGISTRTLYREISRGMIKGLLNSDYSTYDAYSAEFAHRKYLEAMKGKEGTLKIGKNRKLIEYVENSMLNDKNSPYVALENAKKENIEVNICLKTLYNYIHKELFINFSEEDMIYKKDRRKQERIPKRIRKIGGKSIEERPEEINNRQELGHFEADTVLGKRGIKEAILVLTDRKTRLEMVRKIPDKTAESVIKELSKIITEYPGMIKSITSDNGSEFMRADKIEEENIAYYYAHSYSSWERGSNENNNKLIRRFIPKGTDISEISEEEIKRIEKWMNDYPRKIFNGKSANEMYLSEFTKYFS from the coding sequence ATGATTCAACAACAGTATACAATAAAAAGAAGAAAAGGACAACATTTAACTTTAATTGAAAGAGGTAAAATTGAAGCTTTCTTAAAAATTAATATGCCTAAAATTCAAATTGCTTCTGAAATTGGTATTAGTACCAGAACTCTTTATCGCGAAATTAGCAGAGGAATGATTAAAGGACTTCTTAATTCTGATTACTCTACTTATGATGCATATTCTGCTGAGTTTGCACACAGAAAATACTTAGAAGCTATGAAAGGTAAAGAAGGAACACTAAAAATTGGTAAAAATCGTAAATTAATAGAGTATGTTGAGAATTCTATGCTTAATGATAAAAATTCTCCATATGTAGCCTTAGAAAATGCTAAAAAAGAAAATATAGAAGTGAATATTTGTTTAAAGACACTATATAACTACATTCATAAAGAATTATTCATAAATTTTTCTGAAGAAGATATGATTTACAAAAAAGATAGAAGAAAGCAAGAAAGGATTCCAAAAAGAATAAGAAAGATTGGAGGAAAGAGTATAGAAGAAAGGCCAGAAGAAATAAATAACAGACAAGAATTAGGTCATTTTGAAGCAGATACTGTGTTAGGAAAAAGAGGAATAAAGGAAGCTATATTAGTATTAACAGATAGAAAAACAAGGCTAGAAATGGTAAGAAAGATACCTGATAAAACAGCAGAAAGTGTGATAAAAGAATTAAGTAAAATAATAACAGAGTATCCTGGGATGATAAAAAGTATAACAAGTGATAATGGTAGTGAATTTATGAGAGCAGACAAGATAGAGGAAGAAAATATCGCATATTATTATGCACATAGTTATAGCTCATGGGAAAGAGGAAGCAATGAGAATAATAACAAGTTAATAAGGAGATTTATTCCTAAAGGAACTGACATATCAGAAATAAGTGAAGAAGAAATTAAGCGAATAGAAAAGTGGATGAATGATTACCCAAGAAAAATATTTAATGGAAAAAGTGCAAATGAAATGTATTTAAGTGAATTTACTAAATATTTTTCATAA
- a CDS encoding Type 1 glutamine amidotransferase-like domain-containing protein produces the protein MKNLFLCSYFTGVKDTFKDFMNNDTKGKKALFIPTANIDEETKFLVDEAKEVFKSLGMEVEDLEISKLDEKTIKNKIEKANYLYVGGGNTFYLLQELKRKNLIDFIKNRVNSGMVYIGESAGAIITSKDTEYSDLMDDVSIAKDLKEYSGLNLVDFYIVPHLNEFPFEESSKQIVEKYKDILNIIAINNSQAIIIKDDSKLQL, from the coding sequence ATGAAAAATTTATTTTTATGTTCGTATTTCACAGGAGTAAAAGATACATTTAAAGATTTTATGAATAATGATACCAAAGGAAAGAAAGCTTTATTTATCCCTACTGCTAATATAGATGAGGAAACTAAATTTTTAGTTGATGAAGCAAAAGAAGTATTTAAAAGTCTAGGAATGGAAGTAGAAGATTTAGAAATTTCAAAATTAGATGAAAAAACTATTAAAAATAAAATAGAAAAAGCTAACTATTTATATGTTGGTGGTGGAAATACATTCTATTTATTACAAGAGTTAAAAAGAAAAAACTTAATTGATTTTATAAAAAATAGAGTTAATTCTGGAATGGTATATATTGGAGAATCAGCTGGAGCAATAATTACTTCTAAAGATACAGAATATTCTGACTTAATGGATGATGTAAGTATCGCAAAAGATTTAAAAGAATATTCAGGATTAAATTTAGTTGATTTTTATATAGTTCCTCACTTAAATGAATTTCCTTTTGAGGAAAGTTCCAAACAAATAGTTGAAAAATATAAAGATATATTGAATATTATTGCAATAAATAATAGCCAAGCTATTATTATAAAAGATGATAGTAAATTGCAACTATAA
- a CDS encoding toxin-antitoxin system YwqK family antitoxin, with the protein MRKKIFILTMLIFLFVNILSMAVENPTTLSDGLSLVDPTYQEALKDYKPNFENIDKIFNYIEKNIKEKGRAIFYSKLEKGKSEVIVTDENNNIIYIEKIPEKLTEMTPNLEMKQTYELKNGKTLEYSEMNTEMLGKKVKMKSETLRKIKINKKDAIKVLGSLDNLNNPSYNVYSNIEYSKFEVYDTNNNLLQRMNYRNNKMTIEQEVEGNKVKMIYLFDNINTMSGRLEAYKNDELISIIQIKNFLPEGEVKMFYPSGKLLSTFYVKSNKMDGPVKTYYENGKIQGIYNIKDNVLNGEAIEYDENGNVVEKVLYKNGKIVK; encoded by the coding sequence ATGAGAAAAAAAATTTTTATTTTAACTATGTTGATATTTTTATTTGTTAATATCTTAAGTATGGCAGTAGAAAATCCTACTACTTTATCTGATGGTCTAAGTTTAGTTGACCCTACTTACCAAGAAGCATTAAAAGACTATAAGCCAAATTTTGAAAATATTGATAAAATATTTAACTATATAGAAAAAAATATAAAAGAAAAAGGAAGAGCTATTTTTTATTCTAAGTTAGAAAAAGGAAAAAGTGAAGTAATTGTTACAGATGAAAATAATAATATTATCTATATTGAAAAAATACCAGAAAAGCTGACAGAAATGACACCAAATCTTGAAATGAAGCAAACATATGAATTAAAGAATGGAAAAACTTTAGAATATTCAGAAATGAATACAGAGATGCTTGGAAAAAAAGTTAAAATGAAATCTGAAACTTTAAGAAAAATAAAAATAAACAAAAAAGATGCAATTAAAGTATTAGGTTCACTAGATAATTTGAATAATCCAAGCTATAATGTTTATTCCAATATTGAATATTCTAAATTTGAAGTTTATGACACAAACAATAATTTACTTCAAAGAATGAATTATAGAAATAATAAAATGACAATAGAACAGGAAGTAGAAGGAAATAAAGTTAAAATGATTTATCTTTTTGATAATATTAACACTATGAGTGGAAGACTAGAAGCATATAAGAATGATGAGTTAATTAGTATTATACAAATAAAAAATTTTCTTCCTGAGGGTGAAGTAAAAATGTTTTATCCTAGTGGTAAATTATTATCTACATTTTATGTAAAAAGTAATAAAATGGATGGTCCAGTAAAAACATATTATGAAAATGGGAAAATACAAGGAATTTATAATATAAAAGATAATGTTCTAAATGGAGAAGCTATTGAATATGATGAAAATGGAAATGTTGTAGAAAAAGTTTTATATAAAAATGGAAAAATAGTAAAATAA
- a CDS encoding toxin-antitoxin system YwqK family antitoxin — MRRKNFIIILLFIFINILSFSNENLPTVNTSINSMNPVYDESLKEYKIKSENTDLFYNYIKKMIDEKGVATAYTKLEKGELIATDENNNIIFIEKLPENISEKTTYFESKQTYQVKNGKMLVNTDYVLDSDGEKTRIISETLLKKSINGKNIFGIIDLMGDLSISLEKTFANVETYKSMIYDENDKLIFSATYKNKKIEAESEVDNSFMKMTYTFEDNNFTKGTINIYIDKKLLATVKVKDSLQDGEMKMFYPNGKVMGTSTFKNGKLNGISKVFYENGKIMTKMNFKDDELDGEAILYDEDGKIITKQFYKNGEEVIK; from the coding sequence ATGAGAAGAAAAAATTTTATTATAATATTGTTATTTATATTTATTAATATTTTAAGTTTCTCAAATGAGAATCTACCTACTGTAAATACAAGTATTAATAGTATGAACCCTGTTTATGATGAATCATTAAAAGAATATAAAATAAAATCAGAAAATACAGATTTATTTTATAACTATATTAAAAAAATGATTGATGAAAAGGGAGTAGCTACTGCTTATACTAAATTGGAGAAAGGTGAGCTAATTGCTACTGATGAAAATAATAATATTATTTTTATAGAGAAGTTGCCTGAAAATATATCTGAAAAAACAACTTATTTTGAGTCAAAACAAACATATCAAGTAAAAAATGGGAAAATGTTAGTAAATACTGATTATGTTCTTGACTCTGATGGAGAAAAAACAAGAATTATATCTGAAACTTTATTAAAAAAATCTATAAATGGGAAAAATATATTTGGAATTATAGATTTAATGGGAGATTTAAGTATTTCATTAGAAAAAACTTTCGCCAATGTAGAAACTTATAAGTCAATGATCTATGATGAAAATGATAAATTAATTTTTTCTGCAACTTATAAAAATAAGAAGATAGAAGCTGAAAGTGAAGTAGACAATAGTTTTATGAAAATGACTTATACTTTTGAAGATAATAATTTTACCAAAGGAACCATAAATATATATATTGATAAGAAGCTATTAGCTACTGTAAAAGTTAAAGATTCTCTTCAAGATGGTGAAATGAAAATGTTTTATCCAAATGGTAAAGTTATGGGAACTTCTACTTTTAAAAATGGAAAATTAAATGGAATCTCTAAAGTATTTTATGAAAATGGAAAAATTATGACAAAAATGAATTTTAAAGATGATGAACTTGATGGTGAAGCAATTCTGTATGATGAAGATGGAAAAATTATAACCAAACAATTTTATAAAAATGGGGAAGAAGTGATTAAATAA